The Vibrio bathopelagicus genomic sequence TGATGCATCGCTCATCGCCTCAGGCATGGTTCCTAAGTTTTGCACGATTTGAGATTCGTCTTTACCTAAGTAAGTTAACCAATCGCGGTAAGCTGGCGTACTTCTAAATGTGAGATCTTTAAATGGGTGGCTAGCGGCAAACTGCTCGACGAACACTTGGCTCTTCTTAAAATCACTAGAACTCAATACGCCTTTTGCCAGTTTCTCTGCTTCTCGAGTAAGGTCGTGAGCGGTTTCTATTGCATGATCAGTTACGAATAGGTCAGCACCGTCGCCTTGTGTATAAAACTGGTCCATTTGAGCGGTAAACACCCACGAATCAATTAACGCTGACATTGGAGAAGTTTGGTAAGCCGCTTGCTGAAGTCCCTGCTCTGCGTGGATCTTCCAAAGCAGCACATAAGATTGATGTAGGGTATCGTCGGCAGGATAAGATTGAGCGATGAAATCAGCCGAATCTTCTACGCGAGTAAAGAAAATCTTAGCGTATTCACGCGTCATAATCCGAGCATTGAGCTCTTGTTGAGTCAGTGGTGTTGTTTGGCTATCTAACTTAACTTCCAAGAGAGAACAACCACTTAGAACAATGCTAAGTACCCACACCATCAAACACTTACTAGAAACACGCAACATATACACCTCAGACAAAGACTAATGGCGCGGATTGTATGAGCACTTCGTCAGAGTATTGTCAAAACTCTCGCAAAATTAGTGCGATTGATCTAAATACGCCATGGCAGAGTCGACTGAAGCCTGAATTGCCTGCTCTAACTCTTCAAGATCGTACTCACTGATCGCACGAGATTGCTTCATTGTCATCTCAATAGTCGCCGCAATAATCGCCAACCTCGATGCTTTGATACTTCCGGCAACGCCTTTTAAGCTATGTACGATTCGAGCTGCAGACGTCTCATCTTTTGTCAGCAAGGATTTGAATTTTGTATAATCATCGGCATGGTCTTGCACAAACACGCCCAACAACAAGCCCACAGATTCAGCGTCACCGTCCAGAGTCTCTAACATCTCTTCGATATCAATAGCAGGCTTTGAGTCCGTCACACTTACGACGTGTTTCTCGGCTAAATAAGCCTCTGCCTCTTGATGACTTGTTGATACCGCTTGAGGTTCATTCACTGAGTGCTGAATCGACTGCGCCCTTTCCGATGTGGCGGCAACATGGTTAGCCTGTTTTACATCAGAGAACGTGTCCTTTGAACCGGCCGTTTCTACTTGGTTCGCCTTAGCGTTCGAACTGTTCGCTCGTTTTCCTAAATTGGCCTCAAGTTCATGGTTCGAATCACTTTCAGCTTGTGATGCGCTCTTTTTAAAGCCAACTCCCCATAAAATCAATGCAATCATCGTGAGCAAACTTAAACCCAAGGCTGCAATTAATAAGTTGAACTGACTCTTATGGAACTGAGCTTCTAGCTTGATGATCTGCTCATTGACTGAGTTTTTCTTAATCTTATCAACCAAATAATTAAGCTGAGCGTAATCACCCAATAACGCAGAAGCATCAGCAAGTAACTGTTGCATGGCTTCTTGCTCTTTGGTTTTCAACGAATAAGATCGCTTAAGAATCGAGTCGAAAGAACGATACGTCGCCGACGAACTTTGGTTATCGGAGTACATAGCTTCAAATACCACAACACCAAATTCGTTTAACAGGGGCTTTAACTTAGATGAAGTCTTACTGTCAGCGCGCAATGCCTTGATGTTATCGACAATCGCTTGCACTTGGCTTTCTATTGGGATGAACTCATCAAACTTTTCTAAAAACTGATCAGCGACATATAGCAATTGATTAACGTCAGGGCGAAAAAACGCATGCTGAAAATCAGATTCAATCTGTAATCGAATCGAATACACCAACTGTGCATCAAGGGCTAAGTCATTGATACGGGACACTCGAAGCGGTTCAGAGAAGTAAAGTGACTGCCTTAACTCGGTAACACGAATGCCAAGTTCTTCAATTTGAGCAAGGGAATTGGTGTAAGAACGACTTAGCTGAAGAATAGCCAATGAAGGAAGTAACCACAGAGCCAGAAGTACAACCAAGAAAGTTGCAGGCTTTTTAAAGCGGTGAGGCTTTACCACTGATTGTTCCATCTATATTCCTTGTGCGTGTCAGCCTCACACCATTGCAGTTCATGAGAGTGTAAAGCAGAAAATAAGCGACAACATCCCGCTGCCGCTATTATCCATGAACTTGGCGCTATGACTTGTTACGAGTCAACTGGTCACGCAAGTTCGGCGGCGTTCCTTTAATCGTTAGTGTATCTGTCTCTGGATCGTAAAAAATACGCTCACCAAGAAGCAGACTATCAAAACTAACATTCAAACCACCACCCGCACCAACAAATTTTGTTAGTTTACGCATAGTTGCGCGATCTGCTGGGAAGCTATCTTCTAACTCATAGCCTTGTTCACTAGTATAGTCAAAGAAGCTCGTGCCATCGGTGCTTGCTGGCAATTCACCAGATAGCTCACGAACTTGGACTTCATCGCCCGCTTTTAACTGCTCGTTACAGTAATCTGCAACTTGCTTTTTATAGCTGATCGCTTCTTCTTTCTCCAACTTAGAGTCAGAAACGAAATCTTCTACCGCTTGCATCAGAACTTGGTTTTGCTGCTTAGCATCTAAGCCTACTTCTGCTTGAAGGAAGTCTAAGAAGAAGTCTGCAACTTTACGGCCAACACGTCCTTTAATGTAAGTAAGGTAACGGTTTGACTCTTTGTCTGTGTCGTATGTTGAAAGATCAAGGCGCGCAACAATATCCATCTTAGAGATATCAAGGTAATCAGTCGCACTGATGTCTAGCCCTTCAGTCACTTTCAAACTTTGGTTCGAAGGCAGTAAACCAATGAAAAGGTAGTCTGTCGCCAGTGATTGGTATTCAGCG encodes the following:
- a CDS encoding chemotaxis protein, producing MLRVSSKCLMVWVLSIVLSGCSLLEVKLDSQTTPLTQQELNARIMTREYAKIFFTRVEDSADFIAQSYPADDTLHQSYVLLWKIHAEQGLQQAAYQTSPMSALIDSWVFTAQMDQFYTQGDGADLFVTDHAIETAHDLTREAEKLAKGVLSSSDFKKSQVFVEQFAASHPFKDLTFRSTPAYRDWLTYLGKDESQIVQNLGTMPEAMSDASDRLSVMADQTPKLMTWKAELVALNSSLTGEDLSMTLESLRQTSASMQDFIENNPEYMQTLASIMSTEMQPLLNDLSDKTDQKLAMLSDERVALEKMVTREREALVQMIVKERIEIAGIVTSERELFTQDLDRVSQEVVVLAIDKLMELIKGVIIYFILFILVVFFAPLGIGYWLGKRTANK
- a CDS encoding Hpt domain-containing protein — protein: MEQSVVKPHRFKKPATFLVVLLALWLLPSLAILQLSRSYTNSLAQIEELGIRVTELRQSLYFSEPLRVSRINDLALDAQLVYSIRLQIESDFQHAFFRPDVNQLLYVADQFLEKFDEFIPIESQVQAIVDNIKALRADSKTSSKLKPLLNEFGVVVFEAMYSDNQSSSATYRSFDSILKRSYSLKTKEQEAMQQLLADASALLGDYAQLNYLVDKIKKNSVNEQIIKLEAQFHKSQFNLLIAALGLSLLTMIALILWGVGFKKSASQAESDSNHELEANLGKRANSSNAKANQVETAGSKDTFSDVKQANHVAATSERAQSIQHSVNEPQAVSTSHQEAEAYLAEKHVVSVTDSKPAIDIEEMLETLDGDAESVGLLLGVFVQDHADDYTKFKSLLTKDETSAARIVHSLKGVAGSIKASRLAIIAATIEMTMKQSRAISEYDLEELEQAIQASVDSAMAYLDQSH
- the yejK gene encoding nucleoid-associated protein YejK, whose translation is MSLHLSNVILHQLSKNDQEELIVNYRAESLENDASSESLVAELHRVFNSKAGKGFGSFKSDSEFQQSLHEFRAGEQSFYDFSQKSALRLKDELSKYPFADEGTLVLAEYQSLATDYLFIGLLPSNQSLKVTEGLDISATDYLDISKMDIVARLDLSTYDTDKESNRYLTYIKGRVGRKVADFFLDFLQAEVGLDAKQQNQVLMQAVEDFVSDSKLEKEEAISYKKQVADYCNEQLKAGDEVQVRELSGELPASTDGTSFFDYTSEQGYELEDSFPADRATMRKLTKFVGAGGGLNVSFDSLLLGERIFYDPETDTLTIKGTPPNLRDQLTRNKS